The following are encoded together in the Thunnus maccoyii chromosome 18, fThuMac1.1, whole genome shotgun sequence genome:
- the trip10a gene encoding cdc42-interacting protein 4 homolog isoform X5: MEAKKAQQSLESTYKQLDSSKKRFEREWREAERAAQYAEKTDQDINATKADVEKAKQQAHMRAHVAEECKNDYAAQLQKYNKEQNQFYFNDMPLIFNKLQDLDEKRVRKLAQGYILFSDTEKHVMPIIGKCLEGITKAGTNVNERNDSMVVIEQNKSGFERPGDVEFEDYSQGINRASSDSSLGTPKGPMELLGKNRSKNFWLFSKRSKLSPSTLPPFSTPPAPSPANGPPSPKFGRDPLSYCLKEINKTVKPRISSFRTLRRSKFTPERITPTVTEDFAHLPPEQRRKRLQQKLEEICKELQKEVDQSEALGKMKDVYEKNPQMGDPASLASQISQTSQNIERLRGELNKYETWLAEAGGRGDTLRYKAHSFNNNGAHDVHSPDGAHSDESTPDPSQAIYAEFDDDFEDEELTAPIGKCTAMYNFPGASEGTISMQEGEVLAVVEEDKGDGWTRVRRNNGDEGYIPTSYVTIALNK, encoded by the exons ATGGAGGCCAAGAAGGCCCAGCAGAGTTTGGAGAGCACCTACAAGCAGCTCGACAGT AGTAAAAAACGTTTTGAGAGGGAATGGCGAGAAGCAGAGCGTGCAGCACAGTACGCCGAGAAGACTGATCAAGACATCAATGCCACAAAGGCGGACGTTGAAAAA GCCAAACAGCAGGCTCATATGAGAGCACACGTAGCAGAGGAGTGTAAGAATGACTACGCGGCTCAGCTCCAGAAATACAACAAGGAGCAGAACCAGTTCTATTTTAATGATATGCCACTCATCTTCAAT AAATTGCAGGACTTGGATGAGAAGCGAGTTCGGAAGTTGGCGCAGGGCTACATTTTGTTctcagacacagagaagcatgtGATGCCTATCATTGGCAAGTGCCTTGAAGGCATTACTAAAGCCGGCACTAATGTTAATGAGAGAAAT GACTCCATGGTTGTAATAGAGCAGAACAAGTCAGGCTTTGAGCGTCCTGGAGATGTGGAGTTTGAGGACTACAGTCAGGGCATCAACAGAGCCTCCTCTGACAGTAGCCTGGGAACACCTAAAGGCCCCATGGAACTTCTGGGAAAGAACAGGAGCAAAAACTTTTGGCTTTTCAGCAAAAGGAGTAAG CTCTCTCCCTCCACGCTTCCACCTTTCTCCACACCCCCCGCCCCCTCGCCCGCTAACGGACCCCCTTCCCCCAAGTTTGGCCGGGACCCCCTGTCGTACTGTTTGAAGGAGATCAATAAGACAGTCAAACCCAGAATCTCTTCCTTCCGGACGCTCAGGAGATCG AAGTTTACACCAGAGAGGATCACG CCTACAGTGACAGAAGACTTCGCTCATCTCCCTCCAGAGCAGCGCAGGAAGAGGTTACAACAGAAGCTAGAGGAAATTTGCAAAGAGTTGCAAAAGGAAGTCgatcagag tGAGGCCCTGGGGAAGATGAAAGATGTTTATGAGAAAAATCCTCAAATGGGAGACCCTGCTAGTTTGGCATCCCAAATCAGCCAGACATCCCAGAATATAGAACGGCTCAGGGGAGAGCTCAACAAGTATGAG ACTTGGCTGGCTGAAGCAGGAGGTCGAGGCGACACTTTGCGCTATAAAGCTCATTCATTCAACAACAACGGAGCTCATGACGTACACAG CCCTGATGGAGCTCACTCTGATGAAAGCACTCCTGATCCCTCCCAAGCCATCTACGCCGAATTTGACGATGACTTTGAAGATGAGGAACTAACTGCTCCTATTGGGAAATGCACAGCTATGTACAACTTCCCTG GTGCCAGTGAAGGGACCATCTCTATGCAGGAGGGGGAGGTGCTGGCCGTGGTAGAGGAAGACAAAGGGGATGGTTGGACCCGTGTCCGTAGGAACAATGGGGATGAAGGCTACATACCTACATCTTATGTCACCATCGCCCTAAACAAATGA
- the trip10a gene encoding cdc42-interacting protein 4 homolog isoform X2 produces MDWGTELWDQYDIIEKHTQSGLELVEKYVKFVKERTEIEQNYAKQLRNLSKKYSLKRSGKDEPECRLSSYQSFLDILNEMNDYAGQRELIAENMMMSICIDLTKYLQELKQERKTYLMEAKKAQQSLESTYKQLDSSKKRFEREWREAERAAQYAEKTDQDINATKADVEKAKQQAHMRAHVAEECKNDYAAQLQKYNKEQNQFYFNDMPLIFNKLQDLDEKRVRKLAQGYILFSDTEKHVMPIIGKCLEGITKAGTNVNERNDSMVVIEQNKSGFERPGDVEFEDYSQGINRASSDSSLGTPKGPMELLGKNRSKNFWLFSKRSKLSPSTLPPFSTPPAPSPANGPPSPKFGRDPLSYCLKEINKTVKPRISSFRTLRRSPTVTEDFAHLPPEQRRKRLQQKLEEICKELQKEVDQSEALGKMKDVYEKNPQMGDPASLASQISQTSQNIERLRGELNKYETWLAEAGGRGDTLRYKAHSFNNNGAHDVHSPDGAHSDESTPDPSQAIYAEFDDDFEDEELTAPIGKCTAMYNFPGASEGTISMQEGEVLAVVEEDKGDGWTRVRRNNGDEGYIPTSYVTIALNK; encoded by the exons ATGGACTGGGGCACAGAGCTTTGG GACCAATATGACATCATTGAGAAGCACACACAGTCTGGCCTGGAGCTGGTAGAGAAGTATGTGAAATTTGtgaaggagaggacagagattGAGCAAAACTATGCCAAACAATTGAG GAACCTTTCAAAGAAATATAGTCTAAAACGGAGTGGCAAAGATGAACCAGAGTGCAG GTTATCCAGCTACCAGTCATTTTTGGACATCCTGAATGAGATGAACGACTACGCGGGGCAGAGAGAGCTAATTGCTGAGAACATGATGATGAGCATTTGCATCGATCTCACCAAGTACCTGCAAGAGCTCAAGCAGGAACGAAAGACG TATCTGATGGAGGCCAAGAAGGCCCAGCAGAGTTTGGAGAGCACCTACAAGCAGCTCGACAGT AGTAAAAAACGTTTTGAGAGGGAATGGCGAGAAGCAGAGCGTGCAGCACAGTACGCCGAGAAGACTGATCAAGACATCAATGCCACAAAGGCGGACGTTGAAAAA GCCAAACAGCAGGCTCATATGAGAGCACACGTAGCAGAGGAGTGTAAGAATGACTACGCGGCTCAGCTCCAGAAATACAACAAGGAGCAGAACCAGTTCTATTTTAATGATATGCCACTCATCTTCAAT AAATTGCAGGACTTGGATGAGAAGCGAGTTCGGAAGTTGGCGCAGGGCTACATTTTGTTctcagacacagagaagcatgtGATGCCTATCATTGGCAAGTGCCTTGAAGGCATTACTAAAGCCGGCACTAATGTTAATGAGAGAAAT GACTCCATGGTTGTAATAGAGCAGAACAAGTCAGGCTTTGAGCGTCCTGGAGATGTGGAGTTTGAGGACTACAGTCAGGGCATCAACAGAGCCTCCTCTGACAGTAGCCTGGGAACACCTAAAGGCCCCATGGAACTTCTGGGAAAGAACAGGAGCAAAAACTTTTGGCTTTTCAGCAAAAGGAGTAAG CTCTCTCCCTCCACGCTTCCACCTTTCTCCACACCCCCCGCCCCCTCGCCCGCTAACGGACCCCCTTCCCCCAAGTTTGGCCGGGACCCCCTGTCGTACTGTTTGAAGGAGATCAATAAGACAGTCAAACCCAGAATCTCTTCCTTCCGGACGCTCAGGAGATCG CCTACAGTGACAGAAGACTTCGCTCATCTCCCTCCAGAGCAGCGCAGGAAGAGGTTACAACAGAAGCTAGAGGAAATTTGCAAAGAGTTGCAAAAGGAAGTCgatcagag tGAGGCCCTGGGGAAGATGAAAGATGTTTATGAGAAAAATCCTCAAATGGGAGACCCTGCTAGTTTGGCATCCCAAATCAGCCAGACATCCCAGAATATAGAACGGCTCAGGGGAGAGCTCAACAAGTATGAG ACTTGGCTGGCTGAAGCAGGAGGTCGAGGCGACACTTTGCGCTATAAAGCTCATTCATTCAACAACAACGGAGCTCATGACGTACACAG CCCTGATGGAGCTCACTCTGATGAAAGCACTCCTGATCCCTCCCAAGCCATCTACGCCGAATTTGACGATGACTTTGAAGATGAGGAACTAACTGCTCCTATTGGGAAATGCACAGCTATGTACAACTTCCCTG GTGCCAGTGAAGGGACCATCTCTATGCAGGAGGGGGAGGTGCTGGCCGTGGTAGAGGAAGACAAAGGGGATGGTTGGACCCGTGTCCGTAGGAACAATGGGGATGAAGGCTACATACCTACATCTTATGTCACCATCGCCCTAAACAAATGA
- the trip10a gene encoding cdc42-interacting protein 4 homolog isoform X4, translated as MDWGTELWDQYDIIEKHTQSGLELVEKYVKFVKERTEIEQNYAKQLRNLSKKYSLKRSGKDEPECRLSSYQSFLDILNEMNDYAGQRELIAENMMMSICIDLTKYLQELKQERKTYLMEAKKAQQSLESTYKQLDSSKKRFEREWREAERAAQYAEKTDQDINATKADVEKAKQQAHMRAHVAEECKNDYAAQLQKYNKEQNQFYFNDMPLIFNKLQDLDEKRVRKLAQGYILFSDTEKHVMPIIGKCLEGITKAGTNVNERNDSMVVIEQNKSGFERPGDVEFEDYSQGINRASSDSSLGTPKGPMELLGKNRSKNFWLFSKRSKPTVTEDFAHLPPEQRRKRLQQKLEEICKELQKEVDQSEALGKMKDVYEKNPQMGDPASLASQISQTSQNIERLRGELNKYETWLAEAGGRGDTLRYKAHSFNNNGAHDVHSPDGAHSDESTPDPSQAIYAEFDDDFEDEELTAPIGKCTAMYNFPGASEGTISMQEGEVLAVVEEDKGDGWTRVRRNNGDEGYIPTSYVTIALNK; from the exons ATGGACTGGGGCACAGAGCTTTGG GACCAATATGACATCATTGAGAAGCACACACAGTCTGGCCTGGAGCTGGTAGAGAAGTATGTGAAATTTGtgaaggagaggacagagattGAGCAAAACTATGCCAAACAATTGAG GAACCTTTCAAAGAAATATAGTCTAAAACGGAGTGGCAAAGATGAACCAGAGTGCAG GTTATCCAGCTACCAGTCATTTTTGGACATCCTGAATGAGATGAACGACTACGCGGGGCAGAGAGAGCTAATTGCTGAGAACATGATGATGAGCATTTGCATCGATCTCACCAAGTACCTGCAAGAGCTCAAGCAGGAACGAAAGACG TATCTGATGGAGGCCAAGAAGGCCCAGCAGAGTTTGGAGAGCACCTACAAGCAGCTCGACAGT AGTAAAAAACGTTTTGAGAGGGAATGGCGAGAAGCAGAGCGTGCAGCACAGTACGCCGAGAAGACTGATCAAGACATCAATGCCACAAAGGCGGACGTTGAAAAA GCCAAACAGCAGGCTCATATGAGAGCACACGTAGCAGAGGAGTGTAAGAATGACTACGCGGCTCAGCTCCAGAAATACAACAAGGAGCAGAACCAGTTCTATTTTAATGATATGCCACTCATCTTCAAT AAATTGCAGGACTTGGATGAGAAGCGAGTTCGGAAGTTGGCGCAGGGCTACATTTTGTTctcagacacagagaagcatgtGATGCCTATCATTGGCAAGTGCCTTGAAGGCATTACTAAAGCCGGCACTAATGTTAATGAGAGAAAT GACTCCATGGTTGTAATAGAGCAGAACAAGTCAGGCTTTGAGCGTCCTGGAGATGTGGAGTTTGAGGACTACAGTCAGGGCATCAACAGAGCCTCCTCTGACAGTAGCCTGGGAACACCTAAAGGCCCCATGGAACTTCTGGGAAAGAACAGGAGCAAAAACTTTTGGCTTTTCAGCAAAAGGAGTAAG CCTACAGTGACAGAAGACTTCGCTCATCTCCCTCCAGAGCAGCGCAGGAAGAGGTTACAACAGAAGCTAGAGGAAATTTGCAAAGAGTTGCAAAAGGAAGTCgatcagag tGAGGCCCTGGGGAAGATGAAAGATGTTTATGAGAAAAATCCTCAAATGGGAGACCCTGCTAGTTTGGCATCCCAAATCAGCCAGACATCCCAGAATATAGAACGGCTCAGGGGAGAGCTCAACAAGTATGAG ACTTGGCTGGCTGAAGCAGGAGGTCGAGGCGACACTTTGCGCTATAAAGCTCATTCATTCAACAACAACGGAGCTCATGACGTACACAG CCCTGATGGAGCTCACTCTGATGAAAGCACTCCTGATCCCTCCCAAGCCATCTACGCCGAATTTGACGATGACTTTGAAGATGAGGAACTAACTGCTCCTATTGGGAAATGCACAGCTATGTACAACTTCCCTG GTGCCAGTGAAGGGACCATCTCTATGCAGGAGGGGGAGGTGCTGGCCGTGGTAGAGGAAGACAAAGGGGATGGTTGGACCCGTGTCCGTAGGAACAATGGGGATGAAGGCTACATACCTACATCTTATGTCACCATCGCCCTAAACAAATGA
- the trip10a gene encoding cdc42-interacting protein 4 homolog isoform X1, whose product MDWGTELWDQYDIIEKHTQSGLELVEKYVKFVKERTEIEQNYAKQLRNLSKKYSLKRSGKDEPECRLSSYQSFLDILNEMNDYAGQRELIAENMMMSICIDLTKYLQELKQERKTYLMEAKKAQQSLESTYKQLDSSKKRFEREWREAERAAQYAEKTDQDINATKADVEKAKQQAHMRAHVAEECKNDYAAQLQKYNKEQNQFYFNDMPLIFNKLQDLDEKRVRKLAQGYILFSDTEKHVMPIIGKCLEGITKAGTNVNERNDSMVVIEQNKSGFERPGDVEFEDYSQGINRASSDSSLGTPKGPMELLGKNRSKNFWLFSKRSKLSPSTLPPFSTPPAPSPANGPPSPKFGRDPLSYCLKEINKTVKPRISSFRTLRRSKFTPERITPTVTEDFAHLPPEQRRKRLQQKLEEICKELQKEVDQSEALGKMKDVYEKNPQMGDPASLASQISQTSQNIERLRGELNKYETWLAEAGGRGDTLRYKAHSFNNNGAHDVHSPDGAHSDESTPDPSQAIYAEFDDDFEDEELTAPIGKCTAMYNFPGASEGTISMQEGEVLAVVEEDKGDGWTRVRRNNGDEGYIPTSYVTIALNK is encoded by the exons ATGGACTGGGGCACAGAGCTTTGG GACCAATATGACATCATTGAGAAGCACACACAGTCTGGCCTGGAGCTGGTAGAGAAGTATGTGAAATTTGtgaaggagaggacagagattGAGCAAAACTATGCCAAACAATTGAG GAACCTTTCAAAGAAATATAGTCTAAAACGGAGTGGCAAAGATGAACCAGAGTGCAG GTTATCCAGCTACCAGTCATTTTTGGACATCCTGAATGAGATGAACGACTACGCGGGGCAGAGAGAGCTAATTGCTGAGAACATGATGATGAGCATTTGCATCGATCTCACCAAGTACCTGCAAGAGCTCAAGCAGGAACGAAAGACG TATCTGATGGAGGCCAAGAAGGCCCAGCAGAGTTTGGAGAGCACCTACAAGCAGCTCGACAGT AGTAAAAAACGTTTTGAGAGGGAATGGCGAGAAGCAGAGCGTGCAGCACAGTACGCCGAGAAGACTGATCAAGACATCAATGCCACAAAGGCGGACGTTGAAAAA GCCAAACAGCAGGCTCATATGAGAGCACACGTAGCAGAGGAGTGTAAGAATGACTACGCGGCTCAGCTCCAGAAATACAACAAGGAGCAGAACCAGTTCTATTTTAATGATATGCCACTCATCTTCAAT AAATTGCAGGACTTGGATGAGAAGCGAGTTCGGAAGTTGGCGCAGGGCTACATTTTGTTctcagacacagagaagcatgtGATGCCTATCATTGGCAAGTGCCTTGAAGGCATTACTAAAGCCGGCACTAATGTTAATGAGAGAAAT GACTCCATGGTTGTAATAGAGCAGAACAAGTCAGGCTTTGAGCGTCCTGGAGATGTGGAGTTTGAGGACTACAGTCAGGGCATCAACAGAGCCTCCTCTGACAGTAGCCTGGGAACACCTAAAGGCCCCATGGAACTTCTGGGAAAGAACAGGAGCAAAAACTTTTGGCTTTTCAGCAAAAGGAGTAAG CTCTCTCCCTCCACGCTTCCACCTTTCTCCACACCCCCCGCCCCCTCGCCCGCTAACGGACCCCCTTCCCCCAAGTTTGGCCGGGACCCCCTGTCGTACTGTTTGAAGGAGATCAATAAGACAGTCAAACCCAGAATCTCTTCCTTCCGGACGCTCAGGAGATCG AAGTTTACACCAGAGAGGATCACG CCTACAGTGACAGAAGACTTCGCTCATCTCCCTCCAGAGCAGCGCAGGAAGAGGTTACAACAGAAGCTAGAGGAAATTTGCAAAGAGTTGCAAAAGGAAGTCgatcagag tGAGGCCCTGGGGAAGATGAAAGATGTTTATGAGAAAAATCCTCAAATGGGAGACCCTGCTAGTTTGGCATCCCAAATCAGCCAGACATCCCAGAATATAGAACGGCTCAGGGGAGAGCTCAACAAGTATGAG ACTTGGCTGGCTGAAGCAGGAGGTCGAGGCGACACTTTGCGCTATAAAGCTCATTCATTCAACAACAACGGAGCTCATGACGTACACAG CCCTGATGGAGCTCACTCTGATGAAAGCACTCCTGATCCCTCCCAAGCCATCTACGCCGAATTTGACGATGACTTTGAAGATGAGGAACTAACTGCTCCTATTGGGAAATGCACAGCTATGTACAACTTCCCTG GTGCCAGTGAAGGGACCATCTCTATGCAGGAGGGGGAGGTGCTGGCCGTGGTAGAGGAAGACAAAGGGGATGGTTGGACCCGTGTCCGTAGGAACAATGGGGATGAAGGCTACATACCTACATCTTATGTCACCATCGCCCTAAACAAATGA
- the trip10a gene encoding cdc42-interacting protein 4 homolog isoform X3, which produces MDWGTELWDQYDIIEKHTQSGLELVEKYVKFVKERTEIEQNYAKQLRNLSKKYSLKRSGKDEPECRLSSYQSFLDILNEMNDYAGQRELIAENMMMSICIDLTKYLQELKQERKTYLMEAKKAQQSLESTYKQLDSSKKRFEREWREAERAAQYAEKTDQDINATKADVEKAKQQAHMRAHVAEECKNDYAAQLQKYNKEQNQFYFNDMPLIFNKLQDLDEKRVRKLAQGYILFSDTEKHVMPIIGKCLEGITKAGTNVNERNDSMVVIEQNKSGFERPGDVEFEDYSQGINRASSDSSLGTPKGPMELLGKNRSKNFWLFSKRSKKFTPERITPTVTEDFAHLPPEQRRKRLQQKLEEICKELQKEVDQSEALGKMKDVYEKNPQMGDPASLASQISQTSQNIERLRGELNKYETWLAEAGGRGDTLRYKAHSFNNNGAHDVHSPDGAHSDESTPDPSQAIYAEFDDDFEDEELTAPIGKCTAMYNFPGASEGTISMQEGEVLAVVEEDKGDGWTRVRRNNGDEGYIPTSYVTIALNK; this is translated from the exons ATGGACTGGGGCACAGAGCTTTGG GACCAATATGACATCATTGAGAAGCACACACAGTCTGGCCTGGAGCTGGTAGAGAAGTATGTGAAATTTGtgaaggagaggacagagattGAGCAAAACTATGCCAAACAATTGAG GAACCTTTCAAAGAAATATAGTCTAAAACGGAGTGGCAAAGATGAACCAGAGTGCAG GTTATCCAGCTACCAGTCATTTTTGGACATCCTGAATGAGATGAACGACTACGCGGGGCAGAGAGAGCTAATTGCTGAGAACATGATGATGAGCATTTGCATCGATCTCACCAAGTACCTGCAAGAGCTCAAGCAGGAACGAAAGACG TATCTGATGGAGGCCAAGAAGGCCCAGCAGAGTTTGGAGAGCACCTACAAGCAGCTCGACAGT AGTAAAAAACGTTTTGAGAGGGAATGGCGAGAAGCAGAGCGTGCAGCACAGTACGCCGAGAAGACTGATCAAGACATCAATGCCACAAAGGCGGACGTTGAAAAA GCCAAACAGCAGGCTCATATGAGAGCACACGTAGCAGAGGAGTGTAAGAATGACTACGCGGCTCAGCTCCAGAAATACAACAAGGAGCAGAACCAGTTCTATTTTAATGATATGCCACTCATCTTCAAT AAATTGCAGGACTTGGATGAGAAGCGAGTTCGGAAGTTGGCGCAGGGCTACATTTTGTTctcagacacagagaagcatgtGATGCCTATCATTGGCAAGTGCCTTGAAGGCATTACTAAAGCCGGCACTAATGTTAATGAGAGAAAT GACTCCATGGTTGTAATAGAGCAGAACAAGTCAGGCTTTGAGCGTCCTGGAGATGTGGAGTTTGAGGACTACAGTCAGGGCATCAACAGAGCCTCCTCTGACAGTAGCCTGGGAACACCTAAAGGCCCCATGGAACTTCTGGGAAAGAACAGGAGCAAAAACTTTTGGCTTTTCAGCAAAAGGAGTAAG AAGTTTACACCAGAGAGGATCACG CCTACAGTGACAGAAGACTTCGCTCATCTCCCTCCAGAGCAGCGCAGGAAGAGGTTACAACAGAAGCTAGAGGAAATTTGCAAAGAGTTGCAAAAGGAAGTCgatcagag tGAGGCCCTGGGGAAGATGAAAGATGTTTATGAGAAAAATCCTCAAATGGGAGACCCTGCTAGTTTGGCATCCCAAATCAGCCAGACATCCCAGAATATAGAACGGCTCAGGGGAGAGCTCAACAAGTATGAG ACTTGGCTGGCTGAAGCAGGAGGTCGAGGCGACACTTTGCGCTATAAAGCTCATTCATTCAACAACAACGGAGCTCATGACGTACACAG CCCTGATGGAGCTCACTCTGATGAAAGCACTCCTGATCCCTCCCAAGCCATCTACGCCGAATTTGACGATGACTTTGAAGATGAGGAACTAACTGCTCCTATTGGGAAATGCACAGCTATGTACAACTTCCCTG GTGCCAGTGAAGGGACCATCTCTATGCAGGAGGGGGAGGTGCTGGCCGTGGTAGAGGAAGACAAAGGGGATGGTTGGACCCGTGTCCGTAGGAACAATGGGGATGAAGGCTACATACCTACATCTTATGTCACCATCGCCCTAAACAAATGA